GATCGGGCAGGGCGATTTACTTGTTACGCCACTTCAAATGGTTAACCTGATGATGATAATCCGAAATGAAGGGACATATTATAGTCCCCATTTTGCAAGAGGATACTATTATGAGGATTCTGATTTTTACGAGGATTTAGAATTTGAACCAAAACATATTGCCAGAGCTATTTCTGATGAGACATGGTCAATTCTGAAGGAAGGAATGTTAGGTGTTATTGAGCAGGAGAGAGGTACCGGTAGAATTTCAAGAATTGAAGGATTATCAATATACGGTAAAACAGGAACGGCGGAAAATCCTCATGGAGACGATCACTCCTGGTTTATCGGATATGTTGAGGACGAGATAAATCCGCTGGCTTTTGTGGTAATCGTAGAAAATGGCGGCGGCGGCGGCACTGTGGCAGCCCCAATTGCTAAATCATTAATTAAAAAATATTACGATTCTCTGTTATCAGATTTCGCAATGGAATTTTAACGGATTAAAGAATGTCGATTGGTCAATATATTATCGCAAAGATATATTCATTTGATTGGATTGTAATAACTATTGTACTATTGCTCATATTTATCGGAATTCTCGCTATACAAAGCGCTACGTTGGAACAATCAGCATCCGCGCTACAGAAAAATTTTCAGAAACAGATAATTTGGGGCGCTCTTGGATTTCTGATATTTTTTTCTATGAGCTTCCTGAGTTTTAGATGGCTATATGCTATCTCATATTTAATTCTGCTTGGAGGAGTTTTTTTACTGGTATTGACATATCTGCCCGCATTAGGAAGCGGAGCATCCCGAAGATGGATATCTTTAGGAGGATTCTCCTTTCAACCGTCAGAATTTATGAAAGTTTTTCTAATAGTTGGTTTGGCACGGCTATTAACGGATAATATCAAATATCTAAACTCTGCCAGAGGATTGATTCCTCCATTTTTAGTAACGTTTGTAATCTCGCTTATCATATTAAGACAACCTGATTTAGGAACTGCATTAGTTTTTCCCGCAATATTGTTTCCGATGTTGTACTGGGCGGGGGTTCCGCTTTTTACACTTTTCATTATAATTGCGCCACTAATCAGCCTCTTGAGCGCGTTTAATCTGCTTTCATTTGTGTTCTGGATAGGTTTATTACTTTTATTGCTTTGGATTGCGAGAAAGTCACTCCGATTCATAGTAATAATGTTTCTTTTAAATATATCAGTAGGGCTCGCTACACCGATAATGTGGACGAATTTAAAGCCGTATCAGCAACAAAGAATTCTGTCGTATGTTGACCGTCAACTTGACCCGAGAGGATCCGGATATCAAGTATTACAATCAAAAGTAGCAATCGGTTCCGGCGGATTATATGGAAAGGGGCTTGGAGACGGCACCCAGACTCAACTTAAATTCCTGCCCGAGCAACATACGGATTTTATTATTTCCCTGATAGGAGAGGAGCTTGGCTTTGTGGGAGTCTCAATTATACTGCTATTGTTTATGATACTCATATTACGAATTATTCATATTGCGTCAAATCAGATAAACCTTTTTGAAAGTTTTATACTTGTTGGCACGGCATCATTAATAATTTTTCAGGTTTTTGTAAATGTCGGAATGACAACGGGATTAATTCCTGTAACAGGGCTGCCGTTGCCGTTCATAAGTTATGGAGGTTCATCTTTGCTTTCAATTATGATGCTTATGGGTCTTGTTCAAAGCGTAAGTACCGAAAATTAAAACAACCGATTTTTCGGCATAAGTATTTTTTTATAATTTATTCTTTTATTAGATTCTTATTCATTGCATAAGTTGTGTTAAATAATTAAATTATAAGGTTCATGATAGCATTCAATATATGAAAATAAAAAGTTATTGGGCTGTGAGTCTCATTACTTTGGTGGCTACTTCTGTCTCCGGTGGCGCGTTGCGCGCAGAATTTACCAACAAACTCTTACAGGTTAGCGATCAGGACAAATTAGAGATAGCATCTCTCAAACGGGACATATCAGTTATAGATTCTACTCTTTCCTCAGAAATGGTCAACATCAAGAGATTATTAGCAAAATACAAAGCTACGAATCAAAAAATGGATGATATTGATCTGAGGTTGTTGAAAATGGAATCTATGATGCTGACCGGAGCAGGATCAATCCGACTGATTCGCACTATTCCTTTAAGTCCCGAAGAATATATGACCGAATATAAAACAGCTTTGGAATCTTTTGAAAGTTATGAATATAACCGGGCACTTCTTATTTTTCAGAGGTTAATCCTTTCAAATCCTGATAATGAACTTGCCGATAATTCTCAATATTGGTTGGGCGAATGTTATTATGGTATTAAGGATTATGAAAGATCGATCCTCGAATTTGAAAAAGTTTTTACATTTCCAAATAATAACAAGATGGATGCAGCTCAGCTGAAATTAGGTATTTGCTATCTGCGTCTGGGAAATAAAAAAGGTGCGATGGAAGAATTCTCAAGATTGTCAATTCTCTATCCTGATAGCGAATACATACCCACAGTGAACAGCTTAATGAATAAAATTCAATAATATTATGAGTGAAAAATTTTGAAAGTATTTTTAATTTCCCCCGAAATAGCTCCTTTTTCTGAGACAGATATTACAGCGCTTTTCTCGAGATATATCCCCAAAAATCTTCAAGAGAAAAAACACGATATCAGGCTGATAACACCTAAATATCCCTTTATAAGTGATAGGAAATTTACCTTGCGTGAGGTAATCAGGCTGAAAGAAATTTCTGTTGAATGGAATTCTGCCGATAGGATGGCAAGTATAAAATCCGGATTTGTACCCGACTCAAAAGTTCAGGTATATTTTCTTGAGCGAAGTGATTTTTTCTCATCGCTTGACCGGAAAATATATAAATCAAAAGGAAGCCGAAAGGCTTTAGAAGATACAGATATGCGATTTTCCTATTTTGCAAAGGCATCTTTGGAAAGCTTGAAGCATCTCCATTGGGAGCCTGAAATAATCCATTGCTGCGGATGGGCATCGGCAATGGTTCCTATATTGTTGAAGACTATCTATAAAGATGACCCGTTATATAAGAATATTAAAGTTGTTTTTAGTCCTTTCGCATCTAAAGACTTAACAACATTTTCTGTCAAGTGTTTAGAAAACGCAAAGGTAAATCTTGATGATGATGACTTAAAAAATCTTATGGTAAATAAAAAAGGGAATTTCAGCCCTACACTTGCCGGGATAGCATATTCGGATGCAACAATTACCATCTCTTCATCTGTTTCGAACATTGACAAAGGATTAAAATCTAATTCCGCTTTTGCCGAGGTGATTAAAAAGAGAAATAGTAACTATAAATCTTTTTCAAGTCGGTTTGATAATAAGGATGATTATACTAAATTATCTTCATCAGTCCTTGATGTTTATCAGAATATTATCGAATAACATTTCCCATCAATTCAAGGTAACCAATTGATATATTCTGCTCAATCTAAAAGTCCTCGTAAATCCAAATGCTCTTTACCGATTGGATTATTATTTCTATTGTTTTCAGCAGCGGGATGTGACAGCACAGAGTATGTTAATGTGATAGACAGTGTGCTTGCGCCGGTTGATCAGGCCAACTTTCAAAACATTCCATTTTCATCAATATCGGACAGCACATGGAGCGTTATGCCGAATAGAGGCGAGACAGCGCAAAATTTGGTTGGTAAATTTGATATTTATGAATCGGCTATGCTGATAAAGTTTCATGGAAATATAAGTCTTCCCGACAGTTCTACAATAAGCGATATATTTTTAGAAATGTCAGTGGCAAACACTATCGGAGATTCATCCGTAAATGCCATAAATATTTTGATGCGTAAAAATACTCTTTCCTGGACTGAAGATAATCTCTCGGATCTTATTTATGATGATTTTATCAATGCCTCAGAAGAGCTTTATGATTCTACATCAGCGCCTTGGCGAACAGCCGACAGCATCACGCAAATTATCTCTTTCAATGTTCCTCTTCCGGTATATCAAAATTGGAAGGAAGAATCGGATACTAACGGTGTGCTGATATTTAATGATGGTCCCGGTGGTTTTATCATTTCCTCTCACTCTCGATCCAGCGGAAGAATATCTTCACTCTTACCGGTACTGCGAATCAACTATACCGAAGACGGAGAACCAATCACTAATAGGTTTAGCGCTACTGCTGACGGCTACACGATGAAGATATTAGAAGATTTAACCGTTACCGACACAGAACGGTTATACGTGGGAGGAGGAGCGGCGCATAGAGCATTTATCAGGTTTGCTCCAAATCTACTTGAT
This window of the Candidatus Neomarinimicrobiota bacterium genome carries:
- the rodA gene encoding rod shape-determining protein RodA, producing the protein MSIGQYIIAKIYSFDWIVITIVLLLIFIGILAIQSATLEQSASALQKNFQKQIIWGALGFLIFFSMSFLSFRWLYAISYLILLGGVFLLVLTYLPALGSGASRRWISLGGFSFQPSEFMKVFLIVGLARLLTDNIKYLNSARGLIPPFLVTFVISLIILRQPDLGTALVFPAILFPMLYWAGVPLFTLFIIIAPLISLLSAFNLLSFVFWIGLLLLLLWIARKSLRFIVIMFLLNISVGLATPIMWTNLKPYQQQRILSYVDRQLDPRGSGYQVLQSKVAIGSGGLYGKGLGDGTQTQLKFLPEQHTDFIISLIGEELGFVGVSIILLLFMILILRIIHIASNQINLFESFILVGTASLIIFQVFVNVGMTTGLIPVTGLPLPFISYGGSSLLSIMMLMGLVQSVSTEN
- a CDS encoding tetratricopeptide repeat protein, coding for MKIKSYWAVSLITLVATSVSGGALRAEFTNKLLQVSDQDKLEIASLKRDISVIDSTLSSEMVNIKRLLAKYKATNQKMDDIDLRLLKMESMMLTGAGSIRLIRTIPLSPEEYMTEYKTALESFESYEYNRALLIFQRLILSNPDNELADNSQYWLGECYYGIKDYERSILEFEKVFTFPNNNKMDAAQLKLGICYLRLGNKKGAMEEFSRLSILYPDSEYIPTVNSLMNKIQ
- a CDS encoding glycogen/starch synthase gives rise to the protein MKVFLISPEIAPFSETDITALFSRYIPKNLQEKKHDIRLITPKYPFISDRKFTLREVIRLKEISVEWNSADRMASIKSGFVPDSKVQVYFLERSDFFSSLDRKIYKSKGSRKALEDTDMRFSYFAKASLESLKHLHWEPEIIHCCGWASAMVPILLKTIYKDDPLYKNIKVVFSPFASKDLTTFSVKCLENAKVNLDDDDLKNLMVNKKGNFSPTLAGIAYSDATITISSSVSNIDKGLKSNSAFAEVIKKRNSNYKSFSSRFDNKDDYTKLSSSVLDVYQNIIE